From a single Saimiri boliviensis isolate mSaiBol1 chromosome 7, mSaiBol1.pri, whole genome shotgun sequence genomic region:
- the CDK2AP1 gene encoding cyclin-dependent kinase 2-associated protein 1 isoform X2, whose translation MATSSQYRQLLSDYGPPSLGYTQGTGNSQVPQSKYAELLAIIEELGKEIRPTYAGSKSAMERLKRGIIHARGLVRECLAETERNARS comes from the exons ATGGCGACGTCTTCACAGTACCGCCAGCTGCTCAGTGACTACGGGCCACCGTCTCTAGGCTACACCCAG gGAACTGGGAATAGCCAGGTGCCCCAAAGCAAATACGCAGAGCTGCTGGCCATCATTGAAGAGCTGGGGAAGGAAATCAGACCCACGTACGCGGGCAGCAAGAGCGCCATGGAGAGGCTGAAGCGTG GCATCATTCACGCTAGAGGACTGGTTCGGGAGTGCTTGGCAGAAACGGAACGGAATGCCAGATCCTAG
- the MTRFR gene encoding mitochondrial translation release factor in rescue isoform X2 — MSTAGLFHFPTPLTRTCPAPWGLRLWEKLRLLSPGIAVTPVQMAGKKDYPALLSLDENELEEQFVKGHGPGGQATNKTSNCVVLKHIPSGIVVKCHQTRSVDQNRKLARKILQEKVDVFYNGENSPVHKEKQEAAKKKQVKKKKAKETLEKKKLLKELWESSKKEDNKVI; from the exons ATGAGCACCGCaggtttatttcattttcctacaCCACTGACCCGAACGTGCCCGGCGCCATGGGGACTCCGGCTTTGGGAGAAACTGAGGTTGTTATCCCCAGGAATAGCTGTCACTCCAGTCCAGATGGCAGGCAAGAAGGACTATCCTGCACTGCTTTCCCTGGATGAGAATGAACTCGAAGAGCAGTTTGTGAAAGGACACGGTCCAGGGGGCCAAGCAACCAACAAAACCAGCAACTGTGTGGTGCTAAAGCACATCCCCTCAGGCATCGTCGTAAAG TGCCATCAGACAAGATCAGTTGATCAAAACAGAAAGCTAGCTCGGAAAATCCTACAAGAGAAAGTGGATGTTTTCTACAATGGTGAAAACAGTCCTgttcacaaagaaaaacaagaagcagcgaagaaaaagcaagtaaaaaaaaaaaaagcaaaggaaacccTGGAAAAAAAGAAGCTACTGAAAGAACTATGGGAATCAAGTAAAAAGGAAGATAACAAAGTTATTTAA